A genomic region of Gymnogyps californianus isolate 813 chromosome 12, ASM1813914v2, whole genome shotgun sequence contains the following coding sequences:
- the LOC127021324 gene encoding C-C motif chemokine 5-like, producing MLAARTVLLLVMLLTLSPRCDAALYSLSECCFSYMKSPVRLANLKDFYTTPKECFFSAIVFETRNGNKLCANPEMTWVEKAVKSLQKRKALHAP from the exons ATGCTCGCTGCAAGGACAGTCCTGCTGCTCGTGATGCTACTCACCCTCTCCCCGCGCTGTGATGCAG CCCTTTACTCACTGTCCGAGTGCTGCTTCAGTTACATGAAGTCCCCTGTCCGGCTGGCTAACCTGAAGGATTTCTACACAACTCCCAAGGAGTGTTTTTTCTCAGCAATCGT GTTTGAGACCAGGAATGGGAACAAGCTCTGCGCAAACCCAGAGATGACTTGGGTGGAGAAAGCAGTTAAGAGCcttcaaaaaaggaaagcacttCATGCGCCGTGA
- the LOC127020915 gene encoding uncharacterized protein LOC127020915, translating into MKAVSLQILFVLRVLCLATLVGGQPKAPLKCSIECRHFTSEIAAKRIRSYRLTEPRCTKRAVILITLKSVEICADPDAEWVKKIVKKLDQKKAAASPLPRNAISAAAPEDPGVFQKHVGLIVTAPAQATAPTSFSQGTGTTVLERIHAPAARTEVSSKSPPATQDTTLLPPGSSSVMWEVAARSEVIPEANGDSLKSPAPSTTFAPGVVSSQPTPPPTALVHGFDNAIGSTEEPVGHPANATADVRDMTSPGSNSDPVAITKGSDHPVLSTNEPLDPTSARANAPDTASSSFSSDLASILDSTEIATVPATPVPPATTSVSTLNSTTATDKGPSVHTKAVSSSADAFGTKPFDYSSPVGKQEPSEMLVFISQVFSGQARVQMTTERPNDLPLPSFLSRSHFVIPVSVVGGLMACSVAVVWLYLKFGVKREEMSREMVQGLLYQKEGHQNNVYPMEVI; encoded by the exons ATGAAGGCTGTTTCTCTCCAGATCCTGTTTGTGTTGAGGGTCTTGTGCCTGGCGACCCTGGTTGGAG gGCAACCCAAAGCACCTCTGAAGTGTTCCATAGAGTGCAGGCATTTTACATCTGAGATAGCGGCGAAGCGGATAAGGAGCTACCGCCTGACCGAACCCCGCTGCACCAAACGAGCTGTCAT acttaTTACTCTGAAGTCCGTGGAGATTTGTGCAGATCCAGATGCAGAATGGGTGAAGAAGATCGTAAAGAAACTGGACCAGAAAAAGGCCGCAGCCTCCCCACTTCCACGTAATGccatctcagcagcagcaccagaagACCCCGgtgtttttcagaaacatgttGGTCTTATAGTAACAGCTCCAGCTCAAGCCACTGCTCCAACTAGTTTTTCCCAAGGGACTGGCACAACAGTTTTGGAGAGAATACatgctcctgctgccaggacGGAGGTGTCCAGCAAGTCCCCACCAGCCACGCAGGACACCACCCTGCTCCCTCCAGGATCGTCCTCTGTGATGTGGGAAGTTGCTGCCCGCTCTGAAGTCATTCCAGAAGCAAATGGAGATTCCTTAAAATCCCCTGCACCTTCAACAACTTTTGCACCAGGCGTGGTCTCCAGCCAGCCCACCCCACCTCCCACGGCTCTTGTGCATGGCTTTGACAATGCCATAGGATCTACAGAAGAACCTGTAGGACATCCTGCAAATGCTACGGCTGATGTTCGAGACATGACTTCTCCTGGCTCAAATTCAGACCCCGTGGCCATTACTAAAGGATCAGACCATCCTGTACTTTCTACAAATGAACCCCTGGACCCTACAAGTGCAAGAGCCAATGCACCAGACACTGCTTCTAGCAGTTTTAGTTCAGATCTCGCCTCGATCCTGGACAGCACGGAGATCGCCACAGTCCCAGCCACACCAGTTCCACCAGCGACTACTTCAGTCTCTACTCTAAACTCCACAACTGCCACAGACAAAGGTCCTTCTGTCCATACCAAGGCGGTCAGTTCCTCTGCAGATGCTTTTGGTACTAAACCATTTGATTATTCATCGCCTGTAGGAAAGCAAGAGCCTTCAGAGATGTTAGTTTTTATTAGTCAAGTGTTCTCAGGCCAAGCCAGAGTGCAGATGACTACAGAAAGACCAAACGATCTGcctcttcccagcttcttgtcaAGATCTCACTTTGTCATCCCAGTTTCTGTGGTAGGTGGTCTGATGGCTTGCAGTGTTGCCGTTGTATGGCTGTATCTAAAATTTGGAgtcaaaagagaagaaatgtcaAGAGAAATGGTACAGGGCTTGCTCTACCAGAAGGAGGGGCATCAAAACAATGTCTATCCAATGGAAGTAATCTGA
- the PLLP gene encoding plasmolipin, producing MAGLPGAARTRSGSPGSSAALPALDGSFLRSPLGGLMGAEAVLGLLVWALIADTTYYLHAAYGWVMFVSIFFWILTVLFFVTYLLQLQLKFYVIPWPLVLMIFNAAATVLYVTAFVTCAAAVQPTSWRQWDYNRRAAASFFACLAMIAYGASTFFSFRAWKGLGSNAATSQVTDHM from the exons aTGGCGGGGCTGCCCGGCGCCGCGCGGACCCGGAGCGGCTCCCCGGGCTCCtccgccgccctccccgcccTGGACGGCTCCTTCCTCCGCTCGCCGCTCGGGGGGCTGATGGGCGCCGAGGCC GTGCTCGGCTTACTGGTGTGGGCTCTCATCGCCGACACAACGTACTACCTCCACGCCGCGTACGGCTGGGTGATGTTCGTGTCCATCTTCTTCTGGATATTAACAGTCCTTTTCTTCGTGACTTACCTCCTGCAGCTTCAGCTGAAGTTCTACGTGATCCCCTGGCCCCTTGTG CTGATGATCTTCAACGCTGCGGCAACCGTCCTGTACGTCACCGCCTTCGTAACGTGCGCAGCCGCTGTCCAGCCTACATCCTGGCGGCAGTGGGATTACAACCGGAGAGCCGCGGCGTCC TTCTTCGCCTGCCTCGCGATGATCGCCTACGGGGCGAGCACCTTCTTCAGCTTCCGCGCCTGGAAAGGGCTCGGCAGCAACGCGGCCACCAGCCAAGTGACTGACCACATGTAA